One part of the Vicia villosa cultivar HV-30 ecotype Madison, WI linkage group LG6, Vvil1.0, whole genome shotgun sequence genome encodes these proteins:
- the LOC131613661 gene encoding uncharacterized protein LOC131613661 — MQEFAQEVGIKLLTSTPYYAQANGQVEVANKVIISLIKKHVGKKPKSWHQSLDQDLWACRTSPKEATSTMPFRLTYGYDVVLLVEIRVQSVRIQRQHEIPFEDYWSVMTDELVDLDEERMLALNSLRRQKDRVARAYNKKVKNKVFAINDLVWKVILPMDINDRVLGKWSPNWEGPFKVIQVFTNNAYELEELAPDRRVIKVNGKYLKRYKPTLQEFTISTM; from the coding sequence ATGCAAGAGTTTGCGCAAGAGGTTGGCATCAAGTTGTTAACATCGACACCGtactacgctcaggcaaatggTCAGGTCGAAGTTGCCAATAAAGTAATAATTAGCCTAATTAAAAAGCATGTAGGAAAGAAGCCAAAGAGTTGGCATCAATCACTAGACCAAGATTTGTGGGCATGTAGAACATCTCCCAAGGAAGCAACCAGCACCATGCCATTTCGACTTACATATGGATATGATGTTGTACTACTAGTCGAAATACGCGTccaatcagtaagaatacaaagacaacaTGAGATACCATTCGAAGACTATTGGAGTGTGATGACAGATGAGCTTGTCGATTTGGATGAAGAGAGAATGTTAGCTCTCAACTCGTTAAGAAGACAAAAGGATAGAGTGGCTAGAGCCTACAATAAAAAGGTAAAAAATAAGGTATTCGCTattaatgatttagtttggaaagtgaTATTACCTATGGACATAAATGATAGGGTTTTAGGAAAATGGTCACCAAattgggaaggaccgtttaagGTAATACAAGTCTTTACCAACAACGCTTATGAGTTAGAAGAACTGGCCCCGGACCGACGGGTTATCAAGGTAAATGGTAAGTACTTAAAGAGGTATAAACCTACCCTTCAAGAATTCACCATTTCGACGATgtaa